The Cryptomeria japonica chromosome 9, Sugi_1.0, whole genome shotgun sequence DNA segment TAGGGGTCAAACCTAGCTCATCCTCTAGCTTATCTGTGACTCTAGGGGGTTGCTGCTTCATCCCCAGTTTTTTCTTACACGCTATGCTAAGGTGCCCATATCTATTACCGCTTTGACAAAAAACCTTAGCATTCACATATTGAATCGGTTGGATCCACGAGCCTAATCTAGAAAGGAGAGTTACCTTGGTCAGTAACATAGATTTAATAGCTACATTCACACAAATTCTAGTAAAATTTCAATAATACGAAAGCATAAAGAGGAGCTTCCGTTCAACAGTAAAAAATGTCTTTGAACTCCTCTACTAAAATCATACAAAAAGATCCCAAACTCTTAAATCAAAACAAAAGACAATTTAAAACTGTCAAACAAACCTAAAATTCATCATAGGTTCATAATATCTCCCTGTAAAGAAATAAACAAGGATCTAACAATAGATATTACAATAGTATCATATTCATATAAATGAAAAGAGAATAATTAAAAAACAaatctattaattttatttaaataaattttttaataatatgaaaGTATGAAAAGGGGCTTCCGTCACGTCTTTTTATTAGCAACTATGGACCATGTCTTTGGCCGTCACTGGTAATGAACGCCCAGTTTATTCAGATATGTGCCATCATACCCATGGAATCCAACGATCTTTTTATTAGCAGCTGAATTAAAAGTCTCTACTCCAATTTCAGAGCCATATGGACCATGTCTTTGGCCGTCATTGGTAATGAATGTCAAAGACGTAATTATCTTATGACCATGGAAATGGCTCATGTATCCTTCAACTTTCTTCAAGTCTCTTTCAGCAAGTACGCTTACAGAACTTCCACTTACCGGAGCATATCCACTTCCCAAAAAAATCTGCAATTTTAACCACAAACATAATTTAATATACTTAGAATCTTGAAGTGagacaataaataaatattatacatAGTTTATATTATATATCTGATAACTttaaatacatatatttatatatataaacattttaaTTGCATCTATTATATGCAtttgtgaaaaatttaaaatataaaagaatgaaAAATGTAATTACAAAATACAAAGTCACACTGAAAATTTTATAAAATCTAAACCTTTGAGTTCTGGCCAGTTTTTTTTCCGTGAAGAATTTGGATATTCGTAACTTTATTTCTAGCATCACGCTGAATATAGTCAACTTCAAAGCCATGGAGAATATCTCCATAGTAAACTGTGATACTTTTGATTTTATAATATTTACCGTCGTCCCATTTACATCCAACCTCACTGCCCCACGAATTTGCCTAAACATAGATATAATAAATACAGAAACACGACGGTATTATTGATATCAAGCGAGAATAAATTTAAAGCGAAACATAAGGAAGGAAGGAAGGCCACAAAAAATACCATTTTATACACCCGATTAAATGGTAGTGACTCCCTCTCTTAACTCAATTTGCAAGCTACTCAGAGATATTCTGATATAGTTtccctgttaaaaaaaaaaaaattcaaatcaatttGTCTGCACCTAAAGATCAAATAGCAATTCCAAATTTTCATCCATTTTCTTAAACTAAGGAATAGAATTTAACAACACGGAATGCATAGGATAGGCCTAGTGCACCAGTAGGCAATGTAAGAAGGCTACAGGCCATGCCGATACTGTAATACTATTATGCAAACGGAAAAAATGGAGCATGCCCAGGTTTTGTAACTGCCATGAAATGCAATGGTTGAAATATACACACAAATTTTGTCTTGAGTTATTTGTTTCAACTGCACAAACAACCTTGAAGGAAAATTCTATCAGCCAATCATGtttttaggaaaaaattaaaataatttgaaaaataaaaaaaatcaaaagaatcatACTTAAAACTTTAGAATTAAatatttttgatttcatttgacAAACTAATTGAGTTACATGAAAACATTAGTTCCCTGCTTAAGGCAGGGACTAATAATTCATATAAATGAAAAGAGAATAATTAAAAAACAaatctattaattttatttaaataaaaatttcaatAATACCAAAGCATGAAAAGGGGCTTCCGTTCAAC contains these protein-coding regions:
- the LOC131858203 gene encoding agglutinin-like, which produces MANSWGSEVGCKWDDGKYYKIKSITVYYGDILHGFEVDYIQRDARNKVTNIQILHGKKTGQNSKIFLGSGYAPVSGSSVSVLAERDLKKVEGYMSHFHGHKIITSLTFITNDGQRHGPYGSEIGVETFNSAANKKIVGFHGYDGTYLNKLGVHYQ